Proteins from a genomic interval of Pirellulales bacterium:
- a CDS encoding M20/M25/M40 family metallo-hydrolase, translating to MTLRDVSDRLRAAVRRDRLLNTAQQLVAVPSPTGQAGAAADCLAHLLRGEGFVVDRPVAGHPASPAVVVRFDSGRPGRTLQFDGHLDTVHLPFVPPAVIDGQLTGSGASDMKAGLAAAVEALYVLRDTGALSAGAILLVAHDLHEAPWGLGQQLNALITAGVHGDAVLIPEPLSAELPLAGRGSATWKVTLRRSGPPVHEVMRPANEPSVIRAGAALIEALDELSGRLAQRRHPVAGIETVFVGQVHSGEIYNQYPQECWLEGTRRWLPDADALRVEQEFRERVDSIAERSRTTAEIEWRPVRGAFLLEEDCPLVQCFQRGYTTQQGRRIACGAKPFVDDGNSFWALARVPAITHGPRAGGQHTVNEWVSIDDLLRVAHLYALTATLYCPGSDN from the coding sequence ATGACGTTACGAGACGTCAGTGATCGATTACGCGCGGCCGTCCGCCGCGACCGATTGCTCAACACCGCGCAACAGCTCGTGGCGGTCCCTAGTCCGACGGGCCAGGCCGGCGCCGCAGCCGACTGCCTGGCTCATTTGCTGCGCGGCGAAGGGTTTGTCGTCGATCGGCCTGTCGCCGGCCATCCCGCGTCGCCTGCCGTGGTAGTGCGCTTCGACAGCGGGCGACCGGGCCGAACGCTGCAATTCGATGGCCATCTCGACACCGTACATTTACCATTCGTGCCGCCAGCGGTCATTGATGGGCAGCTCACCGGCAGCGGCGCCTCGGACATGAAGGCCGGCCTGGCCGCGGCCGTCGAAGCGTTGTACGTCCTGCGCGACACAGGCGCCTTGTCGGCCGGCGCCATCTTGTTAGTCGCGCACGATCTGCACGAGGCTCCGTGGGGATTGGGCCAGCAGCTCAACGCGCTGATCACCGCCGGCGTACACGGCGACGCCGTGTTGATTCCCGAGCCACTCTCGGCCGAGTTGCCGCTCGCCGGTCGCGGCTCGGCGACCTGGAAAGTCACATTGCGGCGCTCAGGCCCGCCCGTTCACGAAGTGATGCGCCCGGCGAACGAACCGAGCGTGATTCGCGCGGGCGCGGCGTTGATCGAGGCGCTCGACGAGCTGTCTGGCCGGCTGGCGCAACGGCGGCATCCGGTCGCAGGGATCGAAACCGTGTTCGTCGGCCAGGTACACAGCGGCGAAATCTACAACCAGTATCCGCAAGAGTGCTGGCTGGAAGGAACGCGGCGCTGGTTGCCCGATGCCGACGCGCTGCGTGTCGAACAGGAATTTCGCGAGCGGGTGGACAGCATCGCCGAGCGCAGTCGCACTACTGCGGAAATCGAGTGGCGGCCGGTCCGCGGCGCGTTCCTGCTGGAGGAAGATTGCCCGCTCGTGCAATGTTTTCAGCGCGGTTACACGACGCAGCAAGGCCGGAGAATCGCCTGCGGCGCCAAGCCATTCGTCGACGATGGTAACAGCTTCTGGGCCTTGGCGCGCGTGCCGGCGATTACACACGGTCCGCGCGCCGGCGGCCAGCACACCGTTAATGAGTGGGTGTCGATCGACGACCTGCTGCGCGTAGCCCACCTGTACGCGCTAACGGCCACGCTCTACTGCCCCGGATCGGACAACTAA
- a CDS encoding STAS domain-containing protein: MNYSHLRLQDQGEVLVVYFQEGTITDQNMIDQIGKEFADVALEAAGNKKLLVNFQGVKFMSSAMLGKLLPLHKRCKNDKITLKFCNISPNLLEVFKITNLTKLFDISNTEAEAVASFGKRGFFG, translated from the coding sequence GTGAATTACTCTCACCTCCGACTGCAAGACCAAGGCGAGGTGCTGGTCGTCTATTTCCAGGAGGGAACGATCACGGATCAGAACATGATCGATCAGATCGGTAAGGAATTCGCCGACGTCGCGCTCGAAGCCGCAGGCAACAAAAAGTTGCTGGTGAACTTCCAAGGCGTGAAGTTCATGTCCTCGGCGATGCTCGGCAAGCTGCTGCCGCTGCACAAGCGCTGCAAGAACGACAAGATCACGCTCAAGTTCTGCAACATCTCGCCGAACCTGCTCGAGGTGTTCAAGATCACGAACCTCACGAAGCTGTTCGATATCTCGAACACCGAGGCCGAGGCGGTCGCCTCGTTCGGCAAGCGCGGCTTCTTTGGCTGA
- the purD gene encoding phosphoribosylamine--glycine ligase: MKVLVIGSGGREHALAWKLAQSPHVDRVFVAPGNAGTTGVAENVDISPTDFPRLIKFVRQNDIGLTVVGPEVPLTLGIVDAFTSEKLRIFGPTKAAAELEGSKVFCKNLLRHADVPTGDYRVFRNADSAITFLKDREDVPVVVKADGLAAGKGVIVCAGRAEALEAVDRIARKREFGSAGDQIVIEERLDGEEASVLAITDGQTIVTLPATQDHKRAHDGDTGPNTGGMGAYCPAPLVTDEMLARIEEHVLVPTVHAMKRSRRPFRGVLYAGVMLTNQGAKVLEYNVRFGDPECQPLLMRLKSDLLEVLLATTEGRLDEIAPLEWDPRPAVCVVMAAEGYPGKYARHKPIRGLDEAARLKDVQVFHAGTTMLDGQVVTDGGRVLSVTALGTTIPAAKLNAYTAIKAIRWEGAWCRKDISDKALWKTT, from the coding sequence ATGAAGGTCTTGGTGATTGGTAGCGGCGGCCGCGAGCATGCGCTGGCCTGGAAGCTCGCGCAAAGTCCGCACGTCGACCGCGTTTTCGTCGCCCCTGGTAACGCCGGGACGACTGGCGTCGCCGAGAACGTCGATATCAGTCCCACCGATTTTCCGCGCCTGATCAAGTTCGTGCGGCAAAACGATATCGGTCTCACGGTCGTCGGGCCCGAAGTGCCGCTGACGTTGGGAATCGTCGATGCCTTCACGAGCGAGAAGCTGCGCATCTTCGGCCCCACCAAGGCCGCGGCCGAGTTGGAAGGGAGCAAGGTTTTTTGCAAGAACCTGCTGCGGCACGCCGACGTGCCGACAGGCGATTATCGCGTGTTCCGCAATGCCGATAGCGCGATCACTTTCCTCAAGGATCGCGAAGACGTGCCGGTGGTCGTCAAGGCCGACGGCCTGGCCGCCGGCAAGGGGGTCATCGTTTGCGCGGGCCGGGCCGAGGCGCTCGAGGCCGTCGATCGCATCGCGCGCAAACGCGAGTTTGGTTCGGCCGGGGATCAGATCGTGATCGAAGAACGCCTCGACGGTGAAGAAGCGAGCGTCCTGGCGATCACCGACGGGCAGACGATCGTCACACTACCGGCCACTCAGGATCACAAGCGCGCCCACGATGGCGATACCGGTCCCAACACGGGCGGCATGGGAGCGTATTGCCCCGCTCCCTTGGTCACCGACGAGATGCTCGCGCGCATCGAGGAGCACGTGCTGGTGCCGACCGTACACGCCATGAAGCGTTCGCGGCGGCCGTTTCGCGGCGTGTTGTACGCGGGCGTGATGTTGACAAATCAAGGCGCCAAGGTGCTGGAGTACAACGTCCGTTTCGGCGATCCGGAGTGCCAGCCGCTGCTCATGCGGTTGAAAAGCGATTTGCTGGAAGTGCTCCTGGCCACGACCGAAGGCCGCCTGGACGAGATCGCGCCGCTGGAATGGGATCCTCGCCCAGCCGTGTGCGTAGTCATGGCTGCCGAGGGATATCCCGGGAAATACGCCCGGCACAAGCCGATTCGCGGTCTCGACGAAGCCGCCCGCTTGAAAGATGTGCAAGTATTTCATGCGGGCACGACCATGCTCGATGGCCAGGTCGTCACCGACGGCGGCCGCGTCTTGTCGGTCACGGCCCTGGGTACGACGATTCCGGCGGCGAAGTTGAACGCCTATACCGCGATCAAAGCGATTCGCTGGGAGGGCGCTTGGTGCCGCAAAGACATTTCCGACAAGGCGCTGTGGAAAACCACCTAG